A region from the Arachis ipaensis cultivar K30076 chromosome B01, Araip1.1, whole genome shotgun sequence genome encodes:
- the LOC107642854 gene encoding caffeoylshikimate esterase: MAAEKAEVPPNFWGHMPEEEYYTSQGVRNTKSFFDTPHGKIFTQSFLPLDLQPNEVKATVFMTHGYGSDTGWLFQKICINFATWGYAVFAADLLGHGRSDGLRCYLGDMDKVASASLSFFLHVRRSEPYKDLPAFLFGESMGGLATLLMYFKSEPDTWTGLMFSAPLFVIPEDMKPSRLHLFAYGLLFGWADTWAAMPDNKMVGKAIRDPEKLKIIASNPRRYTGPPRVGTMRELLRVTQYVQDNFSKVTAPFLTVHGTSDGVTCPSSSKLLYEKASSEDKSLKLYEGMYHSLIQGEPDESANLVLSDMREWIDQRVHRYGNK, translated from the coding sequence ATGGCAGCAGAGAAAGCGGAGGTACCCCCTAACTTCTGGGGCCACATGCCCGAGGAGGAGTACTACACCTCCCAGGGGGTGCGAAACACCAAATCATTCTTCGACACGCCACACGGCAAAATCTTCACGCAGAGCTTCCTCCCATTGGACCTTCAACCTAACGAAGTCAAAGCCACCGTCTTCATGACCCACGGCTACGGCTCCGACACCGGTTGGCTCTTCCAGAAGATCTGCATTAACTTCGCCACCTGGGGCTACGCCGTCTTCGCCGCCGATCTCCTAGGCCACGGCCGCTCCGATGGCCTCCGCTGCTACCTCGGCGACATGGACAAAGTGGCATCCGCCTCGCTCTCCTTCTTCCTCCACGTCCGCCGCAGTGAGCCGTACAAGGATCTCCCGGCGTTCCTCTTCGGTGAGTCCATGGGTGGTCTCGCAACCCTGCTTATGTACTTTAAATCAGAACCCGATACGTGGACGGGCCTGATGTTCTCTGCACCGCTTTTCGTGATCCCCGAGGATATGAAGCCCAGCAGGCTTCATCTGTTCGCGTATGGGCTTCTTTTCGGATGGGCCGACACGTGGGCCGCTATGCCTGACAACAAGATGGTTGGGAAGGCAATCAGGGATCCCGAGAAGCTGAAGATCATAGCGTCAAACCCGAGGAGGTACACGGGTCCACCTAGGGTTGGGACCATGAGGGAGCTCCTTAGGGTTACCCAGTACGTGCAGGATAACTTCTCCAAGGTAACGGCGCCGTTTCTCACAGTGCATGGCACCTCTGATGGCGTTACGTGTCCGTCTTCATCCAAGTTGCTGTATGAGAAGGCTTCGAGTGAGGACAAGTCGTTGAAGCTGTACGAAGGGATGTACCATTCTTTGATTCAAGGGGAGCCTGACGAGAGTGCTAACCTTGTATTGAGTGATATGAGGGAATGGATTGATCAGAGGGTTCATAGGTATGGAAATAAATAA
- the LOC107642834 gene encoding uncharacterized protein LOC107642834 isoform X3 has translation MEKQVMGELVRILKLSRISSVPLQLLQTVSIMIQNLRSEHAIYYMFSNEHMNYLITYSFDFRNEELLSYYISFLRAISGKLNKNTISLLVKTCDDEIVSFPLYVEAIRFAFHEENMVRTAVRTVTLNVYHVGDDAVNRYITSAPHADYFSNLISFFRKQSMDFNKLVSDTLTNPGPDSTSTIIAAVDDIEDNLYYFSDIVSAGIPDIGTLITDSFLVVLIFPLLFPSLRIVGDNEMQSGVVTSLYLLCCILRILKIKDLANTIAAALFYPLEAFTQSSWGKFNGHISGDGFTSKTEVSENDNLNSYDPRCSTVNAPYVPSSSGFHSAHARSQNDCSSSNLSLREVLLAYVTKGNDIEVLGSLGLLATLLQTKELDESMLDGLGILPQRKQHKKLLLEALVGEASGEEQLFSPKNSLARDGMGSELEYYHEKIKEHYGVSSQATDVGTSPLVRRFQVIDALVSLFCRSNISAETLWDGGWLLRQLLPYSESEFNSNHLELLKVSYNSCASALMEEARGIWSDFLVTVLCEEWRKCKRENFQTVAMESSSPRKEWTCMLLPPHKLSSEVDVPDESSFVAGERMLELVKVFVLQHQLQIFALGKPLPEQPPIHLPGDLPVNHRAKTCGLDVSGPKPGIELSLGDAVPCRIAFERGKERHFWFLAISVGTSGWLVLAEELPLRQTHGVIRVAAPLAGCNPKIDDKHPKWLHVRIRPSALPFLDPAKFNDHGKSKTKALIDGRWTLAFRDEESCKSALLMIVEEMGLQSDEVHRRLKPLLNLEIATDSSSSSVCDPDDSSSFRTQPNSL, from the exons ATGGAAAAGCAAGTCATGGGCGAGCTTGTGCGAATACTAAAGCTGAGCAGGATCAGTAGCGTTCCACTTCAGTTGCTGCAAACAGTGAGCATTATGATCCAGAACCTTAGAAGTGAACATGCTATAT ATTATATGTTCAGTAACGAACATATGAACTACCTGATAACGTATTCGTTTGACTTTCGGAATGAAGAACTATTGTCATACTACATATCTTTTTTAAG AGCAATAAGTGGAAAGCTGAACAAGAACACAATTTCTCTGCTTGTGAAGACTTGTGAT GATGAAATTGTCTCGTTTCCACTGTATGTTGAGGCCATAAGGTTTGCATTTCATGAGGAGAACATGGTTCGCACTGCAGTACGAACTGTAACCCTTAATGTTTATCACG TTGGCGACGATGCTGTAAATAGATATATAACCAGCGCACCTCATGCAGATTACTTCTCAAACTTGATTTCATTTTTTAGGAAGCAGAGCATGGATTTTAATAAACTCGTCTCTGATACTTTGAC AAATCCGGGACCAGATTCAACCTCTACAATAATTGCAGCTGTTGATGACATTGAGGATAACCTGTACTACTTCAGTGATATTGTCTCCGCTGGAATTCCTGATATTGGGACGCTAATAACGGACAGCTTTCTGGTGGTTCTGATATTTCCGTTACTTTTTCCTTCCTTGAGGATAGTTGGTGATAAT GAAATGCAAAGTGGTGTTGTCACTTCTCTCTACTTACTTTGTTGCATACTGAGGATACTCAAAATCAAAGATTTGGCAAATACCATAGCTGCTGCTCTTTTTTATCCCTTAGAGGCCTTTACACAGAGTTCTTGGGGTAAATTCAATGGTCATATATCTGGTGATGGTTTCACATCTAAAACTGAAGTGTCAGAAAATGATAATCTTAACAGCTACGATCCAAGATGTTCGACGGTCAATGCTCCATACGTACCTAGTTCTTCAGGGTTTCATTCAGCCCATGCTCGCTCACAAAATGATTGTAGCAGTTCAAATTTGTCTTTAAG GGAAGTTTTGCTTGCATATGTAACAAAAGGGAACGATATTGAAGTGTTGGGTTCTTTGGGTCTGCTTGCAACCCTGCTGCAAACTAAAG AACTTGACGAGTCAATGCTAGATGGACTTGGAATTCTACCCCAACGTAAACAACACAAGAAACTCTTATTG GAAGCTTTGGTTGGTGAGGCTTCAGGTGAAGAGCAACTTTTTTCTCCCAAAAATAGCTTAGCTAGGGACGGAATGGGTAGTGAGCTTGAGTATTATCATGAAAAGATCAAG GAGCATTATGGAGTATCGTCTCAGGCTACTGATGTGGGAACAAGTCCTCTTGTACGTAGATTTCAG GTGATTGATGCATTAGTTAGCCTCTTCTGTCGTTCTAATATATCTGCAGAGACACTGTGGGATGGTGGTTGGCTTCTACGCCAGTTGCTTCCTTACAGTGAGTCAGAGTTCAACAGCAACCACCTTGAATTGCTGAAA GTTTCATACAATAGTTGTGCTTCTGCTCTTATGGAGGAGGCTAGAGGTATTTGGTCCGACTTTCTTGTTACTGTTCTCTGTGAAGAGTGGAGAAAGTGTAAAAGAG AAAATTTTCAAACTGTAGCAATGGAGTCATCATCTCCTCGGAAAGAATGGACTTGCATGCTTTTGCCACCACACAAGCTCTCTTCTGAAG TTGATGTTCCAGATGAATCATCATTTGTTGCCGGAGAAAGAATGCTTGAGTTGGTGAAG GTATTTGTACTGCAACATCAACTTCAAATATTCGCTCTTGGTAAACCTTTACCTGAACAACCTCCAATTCATCTTCCTGGGGATCTCCCTGTGAATCATCGTGCCAAGACTTGTGGGCTTGATGTGTCGGGCCCAAAGCCAGGCATTGAACTCAGCCTTG GTGATGCTGTGCCCTGTAGAATTGCTTTTGAAAGGGGCAAGGAACGCCATTTTTGGTTTCTTGCAATCTCTGTAGGAACATCTGGGTGGCTTGTCCTTGCAGAAGAATTGCCACTGAGGCAGACCCATGGAGTCATTCGGGTTGCTGCACCTTTGGCTGGTTGTAAC CCCAAGATTGATGATAAACATCCAAAATGGTTGCATGTGCGGATCCGGCCATCCGCTTTGCCCTTTCTGGATCCTGCAAAATTCAATGATCATGGGAAATCAAAGACAAAAGCTTTGATAGATGGAAGATGGACACTAGCTTTCCGGGATGAGGAATCTTGCAAGTCTGCTTTACTGATGATTGTTGAAGAGATGGGTTTGCAGAGTGATGAGGTTCATAGAAGATTAAAACCGTTGCTCAACCTTGAAATTGCAACAGATTCATCAAGCTCGTCTGTATGTGATCCTGATGATTCCTCTTCGTTTAGAACACAACCTAATTCATTGTAA
- the LOC107642834 gene encoding uncharacterized protein LOC107642834 isoform X2 yields MWLSFWRSRDRFSLDQLRYLTDQLTKIQIVNEINKDFVIEALRSIAELITYGDQHDPRFFEHFMEKQVMGELVRILKLSRISSVPLQLLQTVSIMIQNLRSEHAIYYMFSNEHMNYLITYSFDFRNEELLSYYISFLRAISGKLNKNTISLLVKTCDDEIVSFPLYVEAIRFAFHEENMVRTAVRTVTLNVYHVGDDAVNRYITSAPHADYFSNLISFFRKQSMDFNKLVSDTLTNPGPDSTSTIIAAVDDIEDNLYYFSDIVSAGIPDIGTLITDSFLVVLIFPLLFPSLRIVGDNEMQSGVVTSLYLLCCILRILKIKDLANTIAAALFYPLEAFTQSSWGKFNGHISGDGFTSKTEVSENDNLNSYDPRCSTVNAPYVPSSSGFHSAHARSQNDCSSSNLSLREVLLAYVTKGNDIEVLGSLGLLATLLQTKELDESMLDGLGILPQRKQHKKLLLEALVGEASGEEQLFSPKNSLARDGMGSELEYYHEKIKEHYGVSSQATDVGTSPLVRRFQVIDALVSLFCRSNISAETLWDGGWLLRQLLPYSESEFNSNHLELLKVSYNSCASALMEEARGIWSDFLVTVLCEEWRKCKRAMESSSPRKEWTCMLLPPHKLSSEVDVPDESSFVAGERMLELVKVFVLQHQLQIFALGKPLPEQPPIHLPGDLPVNHRAKTCGLDVSGPKPGIELSLGDAVPCRIAFERGKERHFWFLAISVGTSGWLVLAEELPLRQTHGVIRVAAPLAGCNPKIDDKHPKWLHVRIRPSALPFLDPAKFNDHGKSKTKALIDGRWTLAFRDEESCKSALLMIVEEMGLQSDEVHRRLKPLLNLEIATDSSSSSVCDPDDSSSFRTQPNSL; encoded by the exons ATGTGGTTATCCTTCTGGAGATCCAGAGATCGTTTCTCGTTAGATCAACTCAG GTACTTAACTGATCAATTGACAAAGATTCAAATTGTTAATGAGATTAACAAG GATTTTGTTATTGAGGCACTGAGATCGATTGCGGAATTGATAACATATGGCGACCAGCACGATCCTAGATTTTTTGA ACACTTCATGGAAAAGCAAGTCATGGGCGAGCTTGTGCGAATACTAAAGCTGAGCAGGATCAGTAGCGTTCCACTTCAGTTGCTGCAAACAGTGAGCATTATGATCCAGAACCTTAGAAGTGAACATGCTATAT ATTATATGTTCAGTAACGAACATATGAACTACCTGATAACGTATTCGTTTGACTTTCGGAATGAAGAACTATTGTCATACTACATATCTTTTTTAAG AGCAATAAGTGGAAAGCTGAACAAGAACACAATTTCTCTGCTTGTGAAGACTTGTGAT GATGAAATTGTCTCGTTTCCACTGTATGTTGAGGCCATAAGGTTTGCATTTCATGAGGAGAACATGGTTCGCACTGCAGTACGAACTGTAACCCTTAATGTTTATCACG TTGGCGACGATGCTGTAAATAGATATATAACCAGCGCACCTCATGCAGATTACTTCTCAAACTTGATTTCATTTTTTAGGAAGCAGAGCATGGATTTTAATAAACTCGTCTCTGATACTTTGAC AAATCCGGGACCAGATTCAACCTCTACAATAATTGCAGCTGTTGATGACATTGAGGATAACCTGTACTACTTCAGTGATATTGTCTCCGCTGGAATTCCTGATATTGGGACGCTAATAACGGACAGCTTTCTGGTGGTTCTGATATTTCCGTTACTTTTTCCTTCCTTGAGGATAGTTGGTGATAAT GAAATGCAAAGTGGTGTTGTCACTTCTCTCTACTTACTTTGTTGCATACTGAGGATACTCAAAATCAAAGATTTGGCAAATACCATAGCTGCTGCTCTTTTTTATCCCTTAGAGGCCTTTACACAGAGTTCTTGGGGTAAATTCAATGGTCATATATCTGGTGATGGTTTCACATCTAAAACTGAAGTGTCAGAAAATGATAATCTTAACAGCTACGATCCAAGATGTTCGACGGTCAATGCTCCATACGTACCTAGTTCTTCAGGGTTTCATTCAGCCCATGCTCGCTCACAAAATGATTGTAGCAGTTCAAATTTGTCTTTAAG GGAAGTTTTGCTTGCATATGTAACAAAAGGGAACGATATTGAAGTGTTGGGTTCTTTGGGTCTGCTTGCAACCCTGCTGCAAACTAAAG AACTTGACGAGTCAATGCTAGATGGACTTGGAATTCTACCCCAACGTAAACAACACAAGAAACTCTTATTG GAAGCTTTGGTTGGTGAGGCTTCAGGTGAAGAGCAACTTTTTTCTCCCAAAAATAGCTTAGCTAGGGACGGAATGGGTAGTGAGCTTGAGTATTATCATGAAAAGATCAAG GAGCATTATGGAGTATCGTCTCAGGCTACTGATGTGGGAACAAGTCCTCTTGTACGTAGATTTCAG GTGATTGATGCATTAGTTAGCCTCTTCTGTCGTTCTAATATATCTGCAGAGACACTGTGGGATGGTGGTTGGCTTCTACGCCAGTTGCTTCCTTACAGTGAGTCAGAGTTCAACAGCAACCACCTTGAATTGCTGAAA GTTTCATACAATAGTTGTGCTTCTGCTCTTATGGAGGAGGCTAGAGGTATTTGGTCCGACTTTCTTGTTACTGTTCTCTGTGAAGAGTGGAGAAAGTGTAAAAGAG CAATGGAGTCATCATCTCCTCGGAAAGAATGGACTTGCATGCTTTTGCCACCACACAAGCTCTCTTCTGAAG TTGATGTTCCAGATGAATCATCATTTGTTGCCGGAGAAAGAATGCTTGAGTTGGTGAAG GTATTTGTACTGCAACATCAACTTCAAATATTCGCTCTTGGTAAACCTTTACCTGAACAACCTCCAATTCATCTTCCTGGGGATCTCCCTGTGAATCATCGTGCCAAGACTTGTGGGCTTGATGTGTCGGGCCCAAAGCCAGGCATTGAACTCAGCCTTG GTGATGCTGTGCCCTGTAGAATTGCTTTTGAAAGGGGCAAGGAACGCCATTTTTGGTTTCTTGCAATCTCTGTAGGAACATCTGGGTGGCTTGTCCTTGCAGAAGAATTGCCACTGAGGCAGACCCATGGAGTCATTCGGGTTGCTGCACCTTTGGCTGGTTGTAAC CCCAAGATTGATGATAAACATCCAAAATGGTTGCATGTGCGGATCCGGCCATCCGCTTTGCCCTTTCTGGATCCTGCAAAATTCAATGATCATGGGAAATCAAAGACAAAAGCTTTGATAGATGGAAGATGGACACTAGCTTTCCGGGATGAGGAATCTTGCAAGTCTGCTTTACTGATGATTGTTGAAGAGATGGGTTTGCAGAGTGATGAGGTTCATAGAAGATTAAAACCGTTGCTCAACCTTGAAATTGCAACAGATTCATCAAGCTCGTCTGTATGTGATCCTGATGATTCCTCTTCGTTTAGAACACAACCTAATTCATTGTAA
- the LOC107642834 gene encoding uncharacterized protein LOC107642834 isoform X1 → MWLSFWRSRDRFSLDQLRYLTDQLTKIQIVNEINKDFVIEALRSIAELITYGDQHDPRFFEHFMEKQVMGELVRILKLSRISSVPLQLLQTVSIMIQNLRSEHAIYYMFSNEHMNYLITYSFDFRNEELLSYYISFLRAISGKLNKNTISLLVKTCDDEIVSFPLYVEAIRFAFHEENMVRTAVRTVTLNVYHVGDDAVNRYITSAPHADYFSNLISFFRKQSMDFNKLVSDTLTNPGPDSTSTIIAAVDDIEDNLYYFSDIVSAGIPDIGTLITDSFLVVLIFPLLFPSLRIVGDNEMQSGVVTSLYLLCCILRILKIKDLANTIAAALFYPLEAFTQSSWGKFNGHISGDGFTSKTEVSENDNLNSYDPRCSTVNAPYVPSSSGFHSAHARSQNDCSSSNLSLREVLLAYVTKGNDIEVLGSLGLLATLLQTKELDESMLDGLGILPQRKQHKKLLLEALVGEASGEEQLFSPKNSLARDGMGSELEYYHEKIKEHYGVSSQATDVGTSPLVRRFQVIDALVSLFCRSNISAETLWDGGWLLRQLLPYSESEFNSNHLELLKVSYNSCASALMEEARGIWSDFLVTVLCEEWRKCKRENFQTVAMESSSPRKEWTCMLLPPHKLSSEVDVPDESSFVAGERMLELVKVFVLQHQLQIFALGKPLPEQPPIHLPGDLPVNHRAKTCGLDVSGPKPGIELSLGDAVPCRIAFERGKERHFWFLAISVGTSGWLVLAEELPLRQTHGVIRVAAPLAGCNPKIDDKHPKWLHVRIRPSALPFLDPAKFNDHGKSKTKALIDGRWTLAFRDEESCKSALLMIVEEMGLQSDEVHRRLKPLLNLEIATDSSSSSVCDPDDSSSFRTQPNSL, encoded by the exons ATGTGGTTATCCTTCTGGAGATCCAGAGATCGTTTCTCGTTAGATCAACTCAG GTACTTAACTGATCAATTGACAAAGATTCAAATTGTTAATGAGATTAACAAG GATTTTGTTATTGAGGCACTGAGATCGATTGCGGAATTGATAACATATGGCGACCAGCACGATCCTAGATTTTTTGA ACACTTCATGGAAAAGCAAGTCATGGGCGAGCTTGTGCGAATACTAAAGCTGAGCAGGATCAGTAGCGTTCCACTTCAGTTGCTGCAAACAGTGAGCATTATGATCCAGAACCTTAGAAGTGAACATGCTATAT ATTATATGTTCAGTAACGAACATATGAACTACCTGATAACGTATTCGTTTGACTTTCGGAATGAAGAACTATTGTCATACTACATATCTTTTTTAAG AGCAATAAGTGGAAAGCTGAACAAGAACACAATTTCTCTGCTTGTGAAGACTTGTGAT GATGAAATTGTCTCGTTTCCACTGTATGTTGAGGCCATAAGGTTTGCATTTCATGAGGAGAACATGGTTCGCACTGCAGTACGAACTGTAACCCTTAATGTTTATCACG TTGGCGACGATGCTGTAAATAGATATATAACCAGCGCACCTCATGCAGATTACTTCTCAAACTTGATTTCATTTTTTAGGAAGCAGAGCATGGATTTTAATAAACTCGTCTCTGATACTTTGAC AAATCCGGGACCAGATTCAACCTCTACAATAATTGCAGCTGTTGATGACATTGAGGATAACCTGTACTACTTCAGTGATATTGTCTCCGCTGGAATTCCTGATATTGGGACGCTAATAACGGACAGCTTTCTGGTGGTTCTGATATTTCCGTTACTTTTTCCTTCCTTGAGGATAGTTGGTGATAAT GAAATGCAAAGTGGTGTTGTCACTTCTCTCTACTTACTTTGTTGCATACTGAGGATACTCAAAATCAAAGATTTGGCAAATACCATAGCTGCTGCTCTTTTTTATCCCTTAGAGGCCTTTACACAGAGTTCTTGGGGTAAATTCAATGGTCATATATCTGGTGATGGTTTCACATCTAAAACTGAAGTGTCAGAAAATGATAATCTTAACAGCTACGATCCAAGATGTTCGACGGTCAATGCTCCATACGTACCTAGTTCTTCAGGGTTTCATTCAGCCCATGCTCGCTCACAAAATGATTGTAGCAGTTCAAATTTGTCTTTAAG GGAAGTTTTGCTTGCATATGTAACAAAAGGGAACGATATTGAAGTGTTGGGTTCTTTGGGTCTGCTTGCAACCCTGCTGCAAACTAAAG AACTTGACGAGTCAATGCTAGATGGACTTGGAATTCTACCCCAACGTAAACAACACAAGAAACTCTTATTG GAAGCTTTGGTTGGTGAGGCTTCAGGTGAAGAGCAACTTTTTTCTCCCAAAAATAGCTTAGCTAGGGACGGAATGGGTAGTGAGCTTGAGTATTATCATGAAAAGATCAAG GAGCATTATGGAGTATCGTCTCAGGCTACTGATGTGGGAACAAGTCCTCTTGTACGTAGATTTCAG GTGATTGATGCATTAGTTAGCCTCTTCTGTCGTTCTAATATATCTGCAGAGACACTGTGGGATGGTGGTTGGCTTCTACGCCAGTTGCTTCCTTACAGTGAGTCAGAGTTCAACAGCAACCACCTTGAATTGCTGAAA GTTTCATACAATAGTTGTGCTTCTGCTCTTATGGAGGAGGCTAGAGGTATTTGGTCCGACTTTCTTGTTACTGTTCTCTGTGAAGAGTGGAGAAAGTGTAAAAGAG AAAATTTTCAAACTGTAGCAATGGAGTCATCATCTCCTCGGAAAGAATGGACTTGCATGCTTTTGCCACCACACAAGCTCTCTTCTGAAG TTGATGTTCCAGATGAATCATCATTTGTTGCCGGAGAAAGAATGCTTGAGTTGGTGAAG GTATTTGTACTGCAACATCAACTTCAAATATTCGCTCTTGGTAAACCTTTACCTGAACAACCTCCAATTCATCTTCCTGGGGATCTCCCTGTGAATCATCGTGCCAAGACTTGTGGGCTTGATGTGTCGGGCCCAAAGCCAGGCATTGAACTCAGCCTTG GTGATGCTGTGCCCTGTAGAATTGCTTTTGAAAGGGGCAAGGAACGCCATTTTTGGTTTCTTGCAATCTCTGTAGGAACATCTGGGTGGCTTGTCCTTGCAGAAGAATTGCCACTGAGGCAGACCCATGGAGTCATTCGGGTTGCTGCACCTTTGGCTGGTTGTAAC CCCAAGATTGATGATAAACATCCAAAATGGTTGCATGTGCGGATCCGGCCATCCGCTTTGCCCTTTCTGGATCCTGCAAAATTCAATGATCATGGGAAATCAAAGACAAAAGCTTTGATAGATGGAAGATGGACACTAGCTTTCCGGGATGAGGAATCTTGCAAGTCTGCTTTACTGATGATTGTTGAAGAGATGGGTTTGCAGAGTGATGAGGTTCATAGAAGATTAAAACCGTTGCTCAACCTTGAAATTGCAACAGATTCATCAAGCTCGTCTGTATGTGATCCTGATGATTCCTCTTCGTTTAGAACACAACCTAATTCATTGTAA